In Arthrobacter sp. UKPF54-2, the following are encoded in one genomic region:
- a CDS encoding acyltransferase family protein — MTTTIHSSTTHEQSDRSAQRATRRIGFRTDVQALRALAVALVVTNHLWPNRLAGGYVGVDVFFVISGFLITSHLTKELIQTGGIKLGAFYARRVRRLLPAALTVLAVSLTGVWLFLPYTRWAASVQEVLGSVFYVENWVLAARSVDYSAMNQAATVAQHYWSLSVEEQFYAVWPLGLILLAMLSKRREWGTKSVLIAGVLTATGLSLAFSIYFTSVAHNQAYFVTPGRVWEFGFGALVALLCVPKSLTPVGRNILSLTGFAMIIGSALIYNHSTPFPGWTALVPAVGTALVILAGTQGAPGAGLWHDKVSGLAPIQFLGNVSYSVYLWHWPLIVLAPFMFGSELSSPMKLGILALAIALAWITKVAVEDRWLQKPGSAPKGGRVFTATLAAMLVVSLAGVGLIALADDKADEAKATAAEQASGPCHGPSAVDTEGCSSPFEEAVALPNMGSSNEYFTRPADCPQDGNTLHDDPSGSPTVCDFSAGAADAETVWLVGDSHAQQWQAAIFELGRRNHWIVKWSYFGACPIVDAKYVGYRGQPADSGTAEACMRWSRATMNAIERDRPARIFISMFGAGEQIDDGTGRGQLEQFRDGLMRDWTRLSALGIRVFPIYDPPLNEAVRSVDCLAVHSDYPVQCAADVSLALPADPMKAAVQALKLPSVSGLDMSRYFCDGERCHAAVGGISIYFDKDHLNREVVELLVPKFEAQLRDAS, encoded by the coding sequence ATGACTACGACCATTCACTCTTCGACGACCCACGAGCAATCCGACCGCTCTGCACAGCGCGCCACCAGACGCATCGGATTCCGAACCGACGTCCAGGCGCTCAGGGCCCTCGCTGTGGCATTGGTCGTCACCAACCACTTGTGGCCGAACCGGTTGGCTGGAGGCTATGTTGGCGTCGACGTTTTCTTTGTCATCTCTGGCTTTCTGATCACGTCCCACTTGACCAAGGAGCTCATCCAAACGGGGGGAATCAAATTAGGGGCCTTCTACGCCCGTCGAGTGCGGCGCTTACTTCCTGCGGCCCTCACCGTGTTGGCTGTCTCGCTCACCGGTGTCTGGCTTTTCCTTCCTTACACGCGCTGGGCGGCGTCCGTCCAGGAGGTCCTAGGAAGCGTCTTCTACGTCGAAAATTGGGTTCTGGCGGCCAGATCGGTTGACTATTCGGCGATGAACCAAGCGGCGACTGTCGCCCAGCACTACTGGTCGTTGTCTGTTGAGGAACAGTTCTATGCAGTATGGCCCTTGGGGCTCATTTTGCTGGCCATGCTCTCTAAGCGGCGCGAGTGGGGAACGAAGTCAGTGTTGATTGCCGGAGTGCTGACTGCAACTGGGCTCAGCCTAGCCTTCAGTATTTATTTTACGAGCGTTGCACACAACCAGGCATACTTCGTCACTCCTGGCCGGGTCTGGGAGTTCGGTTTCGGGGCCCTGGTGGCATTGTTATGTGTTCCGAAATCACTAACACCCGTCGGGCGGAACATACTTTCACTAACAGGTTTCGCAATGATTATAGGATCGGCCCTGATCTACAATCATTCGACCCCATTTCCCGGTTGGACGGCCCTCGTACCCGCAGTCGGCACCGCATTGGTCATTCTTGCAGGGACCCAGGGGGCACCAGGGGCTGGGTTGTGGCACGACAAGGTTTCGGGCCTTGCTCCTATACAGTTCTTGGGGAACGTCTCCTATTCGGTCTACCTTTGGCACTGGCCGCTCATTGTCTTGGCGCCCTTCATGTTTGGGTCGGAACTTTCGTCGCCGATGAAACTCGGCATTTTGGCGCTTGCCATCGCCCTGGCGTGGATTACGAAGGTGGCGGTAGAAGACCGGTGGCTCCAAAAACCGGGCAGCGCCCCGAAAGGCGGTCGGGTTTTCACAGCTACCCTCGCTGCCATGCTCGTCGTCAGCCTGGCCGGGGTCGGGCTGATCGCCCTCGCTGACGACAAAGCTGACGAAGCCAAGGCAACGGCGGCCGAACAGGCATCGGGCCCCTGCCACGGCCCATCCGCCGTTGATACTGAAGGTTGCAGTTCGCCCTTTGAGGAGGCCGTTGCGCTGCCGAATATGGGTTCCTCCAACGAGTACTTTACGAGGCCCGCCGATTGTCCCCAGGATGGCAACACCCTCCATGACGATCCGAGCGGCAGTCCCACAGTGTGTGATTTCTCCGCAGGCGCTGCCGACGCCGAAACAGTGTGGCTGGTAGGGGACTCACATGCGCAACAGTGGCAAGCCGCAATCTTTGAACTTGGACGACGGAATCACTGGATAGTCAAATGGAGTTACTTCGGCGCCTGCCCGATCGTCGACGCTAAGTACGTCGGATACCGGGGCCAGCCGGCGGACTCCGGGACCGCGGAAGCATGCATGCGGTGGAGTCGGGCGACGATGAATGCCATTGAAAGGGACCGACCGGCAAGAATCTTCATCTCCATGTTTGGTGCGGGAGAACAGATCGACGACGGCACAGGCCGTGGCCAGCTTGAACAGTTTCGGGACGGTCTGATGCGAGACTGGACTCGACTTTCGGCTTTAGGTATCCGGGTTTTTCCCATCTACGATCCGCCGCTAAATGAGGCCGTACGCAGTGTCGACTGTTTGGCGGTCCACTCTGACTATCCAGTTCAGTGTGCTGCGGACGTCTCGTTAGCCCTGCCCGCCGACCCAATGAAGGCCGCAGTTCAGGCCCTAAAACTCCCCTCGGTGAGCGGACTAGACATGAGCAGATACTTCTGCGACGGCGAGCGGTGTCACGCTGCCGTGGGAGGCATTTCGATCTACTTCGACAAGGACCACCTCAATAGAGAAGTCGTAGAACTGCTGGTGCCGAAGTTCGAAGCCCAACTTAGGGACGCATCCTAG
- a CDS encoding glycosyltransferase, producing MTDKVAAVVVTYNRVDKLGRVLDSILAQSRGVDQLIVIDNASTDSTQQLLAVYQDDPRVEVVRLENNTGGAGGFAAGMERAYERGADWVWIMDDDCYTGETALENLLAGHASAENELGRPVPYSCSLVRYTDGSICEMNNPGTAWDWGRLIAKGQNTVVITNCSFVSVLIPRRSIAKYGLPLVEYFIWFDDMEYTLRISAEGPGVQVLDSIVTHDMPDNRGVNFGDLNRSNAWKFYYGARNESSYRWHHDNKLDWLRFVVSTYVWMRRGRVGRRLQLGVSKRILEGIKFNPAPKHVRSVL from the coding sequence ATGACCGACAAAGTCGCGGCAGTCGTCGTCACTTACAACAGGGTGGACAAGCTCGGACGGGTGCTGGACTCGATCCTGGCGCAGTCTCGTGGCGTCGACCAGCTGATCGTGATCGACAACGCCAGCACCGATTCAACGCAGCAGCTGCTGGCCGTCTACCAAGACGACCCCCGAGTAGAGGTCGTCCGTCTGGAGAACAACACCGGCGGCGCCGGAGGCTTTGCGGCCGGTATGGAGCGTGCCTACGAGCGCGGTGCGGACTGGGTCTGGATCATGGACGACGACTGCTACACGGGGGAAACGGCCCTCGAGAACCTCTTGGCCGGCCACGCCTCGGCCGAGAACGAGCTGGGCCGGCCGGTCCCTTACAGCTGCTCCCTGGTGCGCTACACCGACGGCTCGATTTGCGAGATGAACAATCCTGGTACGGCGTGGGACTGGGGCCGGCTCATCGCCAAGGGGCAGAATACGGTGGTCATCACCAACTGCTCGTTCGTATCCGTTCTGATCCCGCGCCGGTCGATCGCCAAGTACGGCCTGCCGTTGGTGGAATACTTCATTTGGTTTGACGACATGGAATATACCCTCCGCATCAGTGCCGAAGGTCCTGGGGTCCAGGTCTTGGACAGCATCGTCACCCACGATATGCCGGACAACCGCGGCGTGAACTTCGGTGACCTGAACCGCAGTAATGCGTGGAAGTTCTATTACGGCGCCCGCAACGAGTCCTCCTACCGCTGGCATCACGACAACAAGCTCGACTGGCTCAGGTTTGTAGTGAGCACCTATGTCTGGATGCGCCGCGGCCGTGTGGGGCGCCGGCTCCAGCTCGGGGTGTCCAAGCGAATCCTCGAAGGCATCAAGTTCAACCCTGCGCCGAAGCATGTCCGCAGCGTCCTCTGA
- a CDS encoding polysaccharide pyruvyl transferase family protein yields MTEIIYLVASGGNPNYGDELIVASWLRFLARVRPDVSVWLDCPQPGTAGALFAGIHPKLHLTNALWRSCAEAPEQSAQGVWEHVDRVVSLGGTPMYDAALMVLGESETIHLLGGGYVNGVWPDHVGLVSGMLAAARLNGCRLLGTGLGLLPLPDNATQLKDAFSTFDSLSVRDAGSAAAIGVEPGLDDVFLGLPSELARSRSPIVQARAKDVMLCIQSDMTDEETFKKLSQKLRVVVEAAVGMGMSVGYVEAIPGSDRRMFDALGGLIPEENFVPFVHVWNDGLPVRPGQSWYTSRFHPHMVAAASGATGVAIGIMDDYYDVKHQSLLDLGTGWTYASARADGALPEPTGDAGFAAMALNLATRKRTEALSLYPPR; encoded by the coding sequence ATGACCGAAATCATCTATCTGGTGGCTTCGGGCGGAAATCCAAACTATGGCGACGAGCTGATCGTAGCGTCCTGGCTGCGGTTTCTAGCCCGAGTGCGCCCCGACGTGTCTGTATGGCTAGATTGCCCCCAACCCGGGACGGCAGGCGCACTTTTTGCTGGAATTCATCCCAAGCTCCACCTCACGAACGCCCTCTGGCGCTCCTGCGCCGAAGCCCCGGAGCAGTCGGCCCAGGGTGTCTGGGAGCACGTAGACCGCGTCGTATCGCTCGGGGGGACGCCGATGTACGATGCGGCCCTTATGGTTTTGGGTGAATCCGAGACCATTCACCTCCTTGGCGGCGGCTACGTCAACGGCGTCTGGCCGGACCACGTCGGGCTGGTCTCCGGAATGCTCGCGGCCGCGCGGCTCAACGGCTGCAGACTGCTCGGCACAGGGCTCGGCCTCCTGCCCCTTCCGGACAACGCCACCCAGCTGAAAGACGCTTTCTCCACTTTTGACAGTCTGAGCGTACGGGACGCCGGCAGTGCTGCGGCGATTGGCGTCGAGCCCGGTCTGGACGATGTCTTCCTTGGTCTGCCTAGTGAGCTGGCGCGCAGCCGCTCCCCAATCGTCCAGGCCCGAGCCAAGGACGTCATGCTCTGCATCCAAAGCGACATGACCGACGAAGAAACGTTCAAGAAGCTGAGCCAGAAGCTTCGGGTAGTCGTTGAGGCAGCAGTCGGCATGGGGATGTCGGTGGGCTACGTCGAGGCAATCCCCGGATCCGACCGCCGGATGTTTGATGCCTTGGGCGGCCTGATCCCCGAAGAGAACTTCGTGCCGTTCGTCCATGTATGGAACGACGGTTTGCCGGTGCGCCCCGGCCAGTCCTGGTACACGTCACGGTTCCACCCGCACATGGTGGCCGCAGCATCCGGGGCAACCGGCGTGGCCATCGGAATTATGGATGACTACTATGACGTCAAGCACCAGTCTCTCCTGGATCTGGGGACCGGTTGGACGTATGCGTCGGCAAGGGCCGACGGCGCGCTCCCGGAACCGACCGGTGACGCAGGCTTTGCAGCCATGGCCCTCAACCTGGCCACCCGGAAACGCACGGAAGCGCTGTCCCTGTATCCCCCGCGCTGA